One window of Mediterraneibacter gnavus ATCC 29149 genomic DNA carries:
- a CDS encoding arsenate reductase ArsC, producing the protein MDKMKVAFICVHNSCRSQIAEALGKYLASDVFESYSAGTETKPQINQDAVRLMKEIYQIDMEETQYSKLLLDIPPVDIVITMGCNVNCPTVSCRHREDWGLEDPTGKSDEEFQKTIKLIDSKILDLANRIKVDFITQSVV; encoded by the coding sequence ATGGATAAAATGAAAGTGGCTTTTATATGTGTTCACAACTCATGTCGCAGTCAGATTGCGGAAGCGCTTGGTAAATATCTTGCAAGTGATGTCTTTGAAAGTTATTCTGCCGGAACAGAAACGAAACCGCAGATCAATCAGGATGCAGTTCGCTTAATGAAGGAAATATACCAGATTGATATGGAAGAAACACAGTACTCAAAGCTGTTGTTAGATATCCCTCCTGTAGATATTGTGATCACAATGGGATGCAATGTGAACTGCCCGACTGTTTCATGCAGGCACAGGGAGGATTGGGGATTAGAGGATCCTACTGGAAAAAGCGATGAAGAATTCCAGAAGACAATAAAACTCATTGATTCAAAAATTCTGGATTTAGCGAATAGAATTAAGGTTGATTTTATCACGCAAAGTGTCGTCTGA
- a CDS encoding permease codes for MEFLNTIWIFFQDQILGMKFLNLLIGDVLSVAGVDIGGRLGGSIQFFLYDVVKITILLCLLIFMISYIQSYFPPERSKKILGKFDGIGANVISALLGTVTPFCSCSSIPLFIGFTSAGLPLGVTFSFLISSPMVDLGSLVLLMSIFGAKVAAAYVILGLVIAVMGGTLIEKLHMEKYVEDFVKNARSVDISSPTLTKKDRVQYAKKQVIGTFKKVFPYILIGVGIGAVIHNWIPESWIESVLGSRNPFGVILATLVGIPMYADIFGTIPVAEALLSKGAELGTILSFMMAVTTLSLPSLIMLKKAVKPKLLVLFIGICTAGIIIVGYTFNIFSAVFI; via the coding sequence TTGGAATTTTTAAATACAATCTGGATATTTTTTCAGGATCAGATACTGGGGATGAAGTTTCTGAATCTGTTGATCGGCGATGTATTATCTGTGGCAGGTGTGGATATCGGCGGCCGCCTGGGCGGAAGTATTCAATTTTTTCTGTATGACGTGGTCAAAATTACAATTTTGTTATGCTTGTTGATTTTTATGATTTCATATATCCAGAGTTATTTTCCACCGGAAAGAAGTAAGAAGATTTTAGGAAAATTTGACGGAATAGGAGCAAATGTGATATCCGCTTTACTGGGAACAGTTACTCCTTTTTGTTCCTGTTCTTCCATTCCGTTGTTTATCGGATTTACAAGTGCCGGATTGCCATTGGGAGTTACCTTTTCGTTCTTGATCTCTTCTCCTATGGTTGATCTGGGAAGTCTTGTATTGCTGATGAGTATTTTTGGAGCGAAAGTTGCAGCAGCTTATGTTATTCTCGGGTTGGTCATTGCGGTTATGGGCGGGACATTGATTGAAAAACTGCATATGGAAAAATATGTAGAGGATTTTGTGAAAAATGCAAGAAGTGTTGATATCAGTTCACCGACATTAACCAAAAAAGACAGGGTACAATATGCCAAAAAGCAGGTGATAGGAACTTTTAAAAAAGTATTTCCATACATTCTGATTGGGGTAGGAATAGGAGCAGTGATCCATAACTGGATTCCGGAAAGTTGGATCGAGAGTGTTTTGGGAAGTCGGAATCCTTTTGGTGTGATTTTGGCAACGCTGGTTGGAATCCCGATGTATGCGGATATATTCGGTACAATCCCTGTTGCAGAAGCTTTGTTATCAAAAGGTGCAGAGCTGGGAACAATTTTATCATTTATGATGGCAGTAACAACATTAAGTCTGCCGTCTTTGATCATGCTGAAAAAAGCTGTAAAACCAAAATTACTGGTATTATTTATTGGGATATGCACGGCAGGGATTATCATTGTCGGTTATACTTTTAATATCTTCAGCGCAGTATTTATTTAA